A single genomic interval of Metasolibacillus fluoroglycofenilyticus harbors:
- a CDS encoding MerR family transcriptional regulator: MKINELAKMSGVSTRTLRYYDEIGLLSPAMKNEAGYRIYSQKEIDLLQQILFYRALDMKLEQIKDIVHAPNFNVMNALESHRQHLLEKNAMIEQLLQTVDHTIQALQEGKMMSNEEKFKGFKEKLLQENEEKYGKEIRERYGNETIEASNKKLLNMTEQQFEEMGQLEQSLFKRLQEAMTEGNPASQLGNEVAELHKRWLMFSWKDYSKEAHAGLAAMYVADERFTAYYDERVAVGASQFLHDCIVAYTIE; encoded by the coding sequence ATGAAAATTAATGAACTAGCTAAAATGTCAGGTGTTAGCACACGCACGCTACGCTATTATGATGAAATAGGCTTGCTGTCTCCTGCGATGAAAAATGAAGCCGGCTATCGAATTTATTCACAAAAGGAAATTGATTTACTGCAACAAATCTTATTTTATCGAGCACTTGATATGAAATTAGAGCAAATTAAAGACATCGTTCACGCACCGAATTTTAATGTGATGAATGCATTAGAAAGTCACAGACAGCACTTGCTAGAAAAAAATGCGATGATTGAGCAATTGCTGCAGACGGTAGACCACACAATTCAAGCGTTACAGGAGGGAAAAATGATGTCCAATGAAGAAAAATTTAAAGGCTTTAAAGAAAAGCTACTGCAAGAAAACGAAGAAAAATACGGTAAGGAAATTCGTGAACGCTACGGTAATGAAACGATTGAGGCGTCCAATAAGAAGTTGCTTAATATGACAGAGCAGCAATTTGAGGAGATGGGTCAGCTGGAGCAAAGCTTGTTTAAGCGATTGCAGGAAGCAATGACTGAGGGTAACCCAGCCTCACAGTTAGGAAATGAAGTAGCTGAGCTACACAAGCGGTGGCTAATGTTTTCATGGAAGGATTATTCGAAGGAAGCTCATGCGGGATTAGCGGCAATGTATGTTGCTGATGAACGCTTCACAGCTTATTATGATGAGCGTGTAGCAGTAGGAGCTTCGCAATTTTTACACGATTGTATCGTAGCATATACAATAGAATAA